A single region of the Triticum dicoccoides isolate Atlit2015 ecotype Zavitan chromosome 2B, WEW_v2.0, whole genome shotgun sequence genome encodes:
- the LOC119368530 gene encoding BTB/POZ and MATH domain-containing protein 2-like: MGVGPSVADGGDTTAVTGSISEVPKISGTHEFTIREYSRTKGMGVGKSILSQYFSVDGRRWYIRFYPDGYSTADGAWIAFYAQTLYKPQFRPVRAEFTFQLLGPNGDVRHTRRSDRACKYDTFCNSWGIRRYITREQLESAALGAIHADSITVRCTVTIHLARRRSLAINRPGLVQMPPPPPSNHGENSLRFLAGGKAPFDVRFDVDGEIFEAHRMVVAAQSAWFESLLYGHGREAGKDVLEVGGGIVTAEAFRGVLHFIYTDELPPEAAKGRGSYDLTLRLFEAADYYLIERLKLMCACRLGDFIKDSTVDALMVIAEDYSCKDLAQACRNFAVRRGLSLAAIKRRLVSSAAPATRRIMDVPAPSTSG; encoded by the coding sequence ATGGGCGTCGGCCCTTCCGTCGCCGACGGCGGCGACACCACGGCGGTGACGGGGTCCATCAGCGAGGTGCCCAAGATATCCGGCACCCACGAGTTCACGATCCGCGAGTACAGCCGCACCAAGGGCATGGGCGTGGGCAAGTCGATCCTGTCGCAGTACTTCTCCGTCGACGGCCGCCGGTGGTACATCCGCTTCTACCCGGACGGCTACAGCACGGCCGACGGCGCCTGGATCGCCTTCTACGCGCAGACGCTCTACAAGCCGCAGTTCCGCCCCGTGCGCGCCGAGTTCACGTTCCAGCTCCTCGGCCCCAACGGCGACGTCCGCCACACGCGCCGATCCGATCGGGCCTGCAAGTACGACACCTTCTGCAACAGCTGGGGCATCCGCCGCTACATCACCCGGGAGCAGCTCGAGAGCGCGGCGCTCGGCGCCATCCACGCCGACTCCATCACCGTGCGCTGCACCGTCACGATCCACCTAGCGCGGAGGAGGAGCCTCGCGATCAACCGCCCGGGCCTCGTCCagatgccgccgccaccgccgtcgaacCACGGGGAGAACTCCCTCAGGTTCCTCGCCGGCGGGAAGGCCCCCTTCGACGTGCGCTTCGACGTGGACGGCGAGATCTTCGAGGCGCACCGGATGGTGGTGGCCGCGCAGTCGGCGTGGTTCGAGAGCCTCCTCTACGGCCACGGCCGCGAGGCCGGGAAGGACGTCCTCGAAGTCGGCGGCGGCATTGTCACCGCGGAGGCGTTCCGTGGCGTGCTCCACTTCATCTACACCGACGAGCTGCCCCCAGAGGCCGCCAAGGGGAGGGGGTCGTACGACCTGACGCTGCGGCTGTTCGAGGCGGCCGACTACTACCTCATCGAGAGGCTGAAGCTGATGTGCGCGTGCAGGCTGGGCGACTTCATCAAGGACTCCACCGTGGACGCGCTCATGGTGATCGCGGAGGACTACTCGTGCAAGGACCTCGCGCAGGCGTGCCGGAACTTCGCGGTGCGCAGGGGCCTGAGTTTGGCAGCGATAAAGAGGAGATTAGTGTCCAGCGCTGCTCCGGCGACGAGGAGGATCATGGACGTGCCGGCTCCGTCGACGAGCGGCTGA
- the LOC119361285 gene encoding uncharacterized protein LOC119361285, with translation MKMAMLWEWQVFLQTWVSYPLQSCSKCLHLWRVHGCIPRIQLGMKFSPIIFQNLIYMEKISRKCNTETGLIVEEVARGSVAEKLDMRNGDIILPVNGECIATTIELELMLLRICEDNLVRGNGPGSNVDIPENDRLYLELLHELGFLLDSITR, from the exons ATGAAAATGGCAATGTTGTGGGAATGGCAAGTCTTTCTGCAAACATGGGTTTCATACCCTCTTCAGTCCTGCTCAAAGTGCTTGCACCTCTGGAGGGTACACGG ATGCATCCCTCGGATTCAGCTTGGAATGAAGTTTTCACCCATTATCTTCCAAAACCTTATTTATATGGAGAAGATCTCTCGCAAGTGTAATACCGAGACAGGTCTTATTGTTGAAGAG GTGGCAAGAGGATCAGTTGCTGAGAAACTTGATATGAGAAATGGTGATATAATTTTACCGGTGAATGGAGAATGTATTGCCACTACAATTGAG CTGGAGCTTATGTTGCTACGCATATGTGAGGACAATTTAGTCAGAGGAAATGGGCCAGGTTCAAATGTGGATATACCG GAAAATGATCGTTTGTACCTTGAACTATTACACGAGTTGGGTTTCCTCTTGGACTCTATAACTAGATAA